From the genome of Paraburkholderia aromaticivorans, one region includes:
- a CDS encoding acyl carrier protein: MKTHVRRMLHGTACLAVPVDTLGDGDDLYAAGLSSLGAVRVMMAIEDECGIEIPGALITHEMFESIDSLASVIALIVREESIATRI; the protein is encoded by the coding sequence ATGAAGACACATGTGCGCCGTATGCTTCACGGGACCGCCTGTCTCGCCGTGCCGGTCGATACACTCGGCGATGGCGACGATCTCTACGCTGCCGGCCTGTCGTCGCTCGGTGCGGTCCGCGTGATGATGGCGATCGAAGACGAATGCGGCATTGAAATTCCGGGCGCGCTGATCACGCACGAGATGTTTGAAAGCATCGATTCCCTCGCAAGCGTGATCGCGCTCATCGTGCGGGAGGAGTCGATTGCTACGCGAATCTGA
- the ilvA gene encoding threonine ammonia-lyase, biosynthetic, producing the protein MPLHELKQAAEAADSVALRHDYLKKTLTARVYDVARETELERAPNLSARLRNPVYLKREDNQPVFSFKVRGAYNKMAHIPAEALERGVITASAGNHAQGVALSAARMGVKAIIVVPVTTPQVKVDAVRAHGGPTVEVVQFGESYSDAYGHAVKLQEERGLTFVHPFDDPYVIAGQGTVAMEILSQHQGPIHAIFVPIGGGGLAAGVAAYVKSVRPEIKVIGVQTDDSCAMAASLKAGERVTLNEVGLFSDGTAVKLVGEETFRLCSEYLDDVLLVNTDALCAAIKDVFQDTRSVLEPAGSLAVAGAKQYAEREGIENQTLIAITSGANMNFDRMRFVAERAEVGEAREAVFAVTIPEERGSFRRFCELVGTRSVTEFNYRIADAHSAHIFVGVQIRNRSESAQIAGAFEAHGFATVDLTFDELSKQHIRYMVGGRSPLAHDERLFRFEFPERPGALMKFLSSMAPNWNISLFHYRNQGADYSSILVGIQVPESENEAFERFLATLGYPNWEETQNPVYRLFLAS; encoded by the coding sequence TTGCCGTTACACGAACTCAAACAGGCGGCCGAAGCCGCCGATAGCGTCGCGCTTCGTCACGACTACCTGAAGAAAACCCTGACCGCGCGCGTCTACGACGTGGCCCGCGAGACCGAACTCGAACGCGCGCCGAACCTGTCGGCACGTCTGCGCAATCCGGTCTACCTGAAGCGCGAGGACAACCAGCCGGTGTTCTCGTTCAAGGTGCGCGGCGCGTACAACAAGATGGCGCACATTCCGGCCGAGGCGCTGGAGCGCGGGGTGATTACCGCGTCGGCGGGCAATCACGCGCAGGGCGTCGCGCTGTCGGCGGCGCGCATGGGCGTGAAGGCGATCATCGTGGTGCCGGTGACCACGCCGCAGGTCAAGGTCGATGCGGTGCGCGCGCATGGCGGCCCGACCGTGGAAGTCGTGCAGTTCGGCGAATCGTATAGCGACGCGTATGGGCACGCGGTGAAGCTGCAGGAAGAGCGCGGCCTGACCTTCGTGCATCCGTTCGACGATCCCTACGTGATCGCCGGCCAGGGCACCGTCGCCATGGAAATTCTCAGCCAGCATCAAGGCCCGATTCACGCGATCTTCGTGCCGATCGGCGGCGGCGGACTCGCGGCGGGCGTGGCCGCCTATGTGAAATCGGTGCGCCCCGAGATCAAGGTGATCGGCGTGCAGACCGATGATTCGTGCGCGATGGCCGCCTCGCTGAAAGCCGGCGAGCGGGTCACGTTAAACGAAGTGGGTCTGTTCTCGGACGGCACGGCGGTGAAGCTGGTGGGTGAAGAGACCTTCCGCCTGTGCAGCGAATATCTCGACGACGTGCTGCTCGTGAATACCGACGCACTCTGCGCGGCGATCAAGGACGTGTTCCAGGATACCCGCAGCGTGCTGGAGCCCGCCGGCTCGCTCGCGGTGGCGGGCGCGAAACAGTACGCGGAGCGTGAAGGCATCGAGAACCAGACGCTGATCGCGATCACGTCCGGTGCGAACATGAACTTCGACCGCATGCGCTTCGTGGCCGAGCGCGCCGAAGTCGGCGAAGCGCGCGAAGCGGTGTTCGCCGTGACGATCCCCGAAGAGCGCGGCAGTTTCCGGCGCTTCTGCGAACTGGTGGGCACGCGCAGCGTCACCGAGTTCAACTACCGCATTGCGGACGCGCATTCCGCCCATATCTTCGTGGGCGTGCAGATCAGGAATCGCAGCGAATCCGCGCAGATCGCGGGCGCGTTCGAGGCACACGGCTTTGCCACCGTCGATCTGACTTTCGACGAACTCTCGAAGCAGCACATCCGCTACATGGTGGGCGGCCGCTCGCCATTGGCGCACGACGAACGGCTGTTCCGCTTCGAGTTTCCGGAACGTCCGGGCGCACTGATGAAGTTCCTCTCGTCGATGGCGCCGAACTGGAATATCAGCCTGTTCCACTACCGCAATCAGGGCGCGGACTACAGCTCGATCCTGGTCGGCATCCAGGTGCCCGAAAGCGAGAACGAGGCGTTCGAGCGTTTTCTCGCCACCCTCGGCTATCCGAACTGGGAAGAGACGCAGAACCCGGTGTATCGGCTGTTTCTGGCGTCGTAG
- a CDS encoding amino acid adenylation domain-containing protein, translated as MLDSFFFDTAARDPDGPALWVDERAYSYGEVASRACGIATALSSVLPAGRARRCLLFAHRSVAAYAGLLGILKAGCAYVPLNPNMPAARIAAVIGKSGAPVMLVDRRCAALLDEVVSRLDESPKIFLLDDAGIEVKKLSPGSGNALPGCEAWASGGLRRLPDEPGETGAANPRAPHDQAYILFTSGSTGAPKGVPISHENACAYVAGQLGLIGSLPGARYVQLCELSFDPSVHDMFVCWANGACLYVPKTVEPIYNAAFIKEHAITHWSSVPSVAAFMQQFRKLQPDEFPSLRVTLFGGEPLPRLLVQAWQRAAPNSRVLNMYGPTEATVACAAFEVTAKFLAGPGHAVMPLGRALPGMALLIVDAALEPVAPGECGELLIGGPQVAAGYLSADDPGNRRFISKRYPGCSPSRWYRSADAAREVAGHGIVFQGRLDTQIKIRGNRIELEEVEHVVRSSSQAALCAVIAWPVDESGHAAGLIAFVTHAQGGAARILHACRQRLPAYAVPQRVVMLDTLPLNVNGKVDRRALAEHCVTGGMLS; from the coding sequence ATGCTGGATTCATTCTTCTTCGATACTGCCGCGCGCGATCCGGATGGTCCCGCGCTGTGGGTCGACGAGCGCGCGTACTCGTACGGCGAGGTTGCCTCGCGTGCGTGTGGGATCGCTACCGCCTTATCGTCGGTGTTGCCGGCCGGCCGGGCACGGCGCTGCCTGTTGTTCGCGCATCGCAGCGTGGCCGCCTACGCCGGGTTGCTAGGAATCCTTAAGGCCGGCTGCGCTTACGTGCCGCTCAATCCCAACATGCCCGCCGCGCGGATTGCCGCTGTAATCGGGAAGTCGGGCGCGCCTGTCATGCTGGTGGACCGGCGCTGCGCCGCCTTGCTCGACGAAGTGGTATCGCGGCTGGACGAGTCGCCGAAGATTTTCCTGCTTGATGACGCAGGCATAGAAGTCAAAAAACTCTCTCCTGGTTCCGGGAACGCCCTGCCGGGCTGCGAGGCATGGGCCAGTGGTGGCCTGAGGCGGCTGCCTGACGAGCCAGGCGAGACCGGAGCGGCCAACCCTCGCGCGCCGCACGATCAGGCCTATATCCTGTTCACATCGGGCTCCACCGGCGCGCCCAAGGGCGTGCCGATCTCGCACGAGAATGCTTGCGCCTATGTGGCGGGGCAATTGGGTCTGATCGGAAGCCTCCCCGGCGCACGCTACGTGCAGTTATGCGAGCTTTCCTTCGATCCTTCGGTGCACGACATGTTCGTGTGCTGGGCCAACGGCGCATGCCTGTACGTACCGAAGACCGTGGAGCCGATCTACAACGCGGCCTTCATCAAGGAGCACGCGATCACGCATTGGAGCAGCGTGCCTTCGGTCGCGGCCTTCATGCAGCAGTTCCGCAAACTGCAGCCAGACGAATTTCCCAGCCTGCGCGTCACGCTGTTCGGCGGTGAACCGCTGCCGCGTTTGCTGGTGCAAGCGTGGCAGCGCGCCGCGCCGAACAGCCGGGTTCTGAACATGTACGGGCCGACCGAAGCGACCGTTGCATGCGCGGCATTCGAAGTCACAGCGAAGTTTCTCGCCGGGCCGGGCCATGCCGTCATGCCGCTTGGCCGCGCGTTGCCCGGCATGGCGTTGCTGATCGTCGACGCCGCGCTCGAACCGGTTGCGCCCGGCGAGTGCGGCGAATTGCTGATCGGCGGTCCGCAGGTCGCGGCGGGCTACCTGTCGGCGGACGACCCGGGCAATCGCCGTTTCATTTCGAAGCGCTATCCGGGCTGCAGCCCGTCGCGCTGGTATCGAAGCGCGGACGCCGCGCGCGAGGTGGCCGGTCATGGAATCGTGTTTCAAGGCCGGCTGGATACGCAGATCAAGATTCGCGGCAACCGTATCGAGCTCGAAGAAGTCGAGCATGTGGTTCGATCATCCAGTCAGGCGGCGCTGTGCGCGGTCATCGCCTGGCCTGTCGACGAATCGGGCCATGCGGCTGGCCTGATCGCTTTCGTCACGCATGCGCAAGGCGGCGCCGCACGGATTCTTCACGCATGCCGTCAGCGCTTGCCGGCGTATGCCGTGCCGCAACGGGTCGTGATGCTGGACACGCTGCCGCTGAACGTCAATGGCAAGGTCGACAGAAGGGCGCTCGCCGAACACTGTGTGACCGGCGGCATGCTCAGCTGA
- a CDS encoding serine aminopeptidase domain-containing protein: MTPVTFGGCFGWLHRPAGTHAETGVVLCNPFGYEALCTYRGWREFADRLAARGIAVLRFDYPGTGDSSGNEDDPQRMRAWLDSIEAAALWLRQETAVTRLGLCGLRFGATLAALAAEQMGGVDDLVLLMPVTSGKGYIRELALQHHSWRSAQQALGLSLDAEADNTVGAHGFRLYADTLEPLAKVDLERTTHSPARRVLLHDLNESARLKRMAAHYQALGAQTDLRFFGEYDKFLVNPTHSEMPAHAFASVLAWLGADALTEREPAVAVLAGATSAQIVFAHGRETPVVFEGGGYAGVFCQPRQALETAPAVLFVNTGGVHRVGDGRFTVLMARYLAAQGIASLRMDLSGLGDSQRRDAALSLDKVYEQYAVADAQAGVDWLVAAGYPEIVMFGVCTGAYVSLHTARAHPAVVGCAAVNLPFFSWDGARTRPGARHVAASVVYRRAMRNPRKWLRLLSGEANGRMIATELARRLGTRMAARAGRAFEWLLGQRTPGGMVRALMRELERKGVQTTLIYGSLDEGLDALEIHFGPRGNRLSKLKHIDVKLVGKVDHALFSQSARHAVMAQFEQFLRERMLKARRSAAAPQRELRVARA; encoded by the coding sequence ATGACACCCGTTACGTTCGGCGGCTGTTTCGGCTGGCTGCACCGTCCGGCAGGCACGCACGCCGAAACGGGCGTCGTGCTGTGCAACCCGTTCGGCTATGAAGCGCTGTGCACCTACCGAGGCTGGCGTGAGTTCGCCGACAGGCTTGCCGCTCGCGGTATCGCGGTGCTGCGCTTCGACTATCCCGGCACCGGCGATTCGAGCGGCAACGAAGACGATCCGCAGCGCATGCGCGCGTGGCTCGACAGTATCGAGGCGGCTGCGCTCTGGCTGCGCCAGGAAACCGCTGTGACGCGCCTCGGCCTGTGCGGACTGCGTTTCGGCGCGACGCTGGCGGCATTGGCCGCCGAACAGATGGGCGGCGTCGACGATCTTGTGCTGCTCATGCCGGTGACATCGGGCAAGGGCTACATCCGCGAACTGGCGCTTCAGCATCACAGTTGGCGGAGTGCGCAGCAGGCGCTAGGACTCAGCCTCGATGCCGAGGCCGACAACACGGTCGGCGCGCACGGCTTCCGGCTATATGCGGATACGCTCGAGCCGCTCGCGAAGGTCGATCTCGAACGGACTACGCATTCTCCCGCACGGCGAGTGTTGCTGCACGATCTGAACGAGAGCGCGCGTTTGAAGCGCATGGCAGCGCATTATCAGGCGCTCGGTGCGCAAACGGATCTGCGATTTTTCGGCGAATACGACAAGTTCCTCGTCAATCCCACTCACAGCGAAATGCCGGCGCATGCGTTCGCAAGCGTGCTCGCCTGGTTGGGTGCCGACGCGCTCACGGAGCGCGAGCCGGCCGTCGCGGTGCTTGCAGGCGCAACCAGTGCGCAGATCGTCTTCGCGCACGGACGCGAGACGCCGGTGGTGTTCGAGGGCGGCGGCTATGCCGGCGTGTTCTGTCAGCCGCGGCAGGCACTGGAAACCGCGCCGGCCGTGTTGTTCGTCAACACGGGCGGGGTGCATCGGGTGGGCGACGGGCGCTTCACGGTGCTGATGGCGCGCTATCTGGCGGCTCAAGGGATTGCCTCGTTGCGCATGGACCTGAGCGGCCTCGGCGATAGTCAGCGTCGTGACGCAGCGCTGTCGCTCGATAAGGTCTATGAGCAGTACGCCGTCGCCGACGCGCAAGCGGGCGTCGATTGGCTCGTGGCGGCGGGATATCCGGAAATCGTGATGTTCGGCGTGTGCACGGGTGCCTACGTCAGCCTGCATACGGCGCGGGCGCACCCGGCAGTGGTCGGCTGCGCGGCCGTCAATCTGCCGTTTTTCAGCTGGGATGGCGCGCGAACGCGGCCCGGAGCGCGGCATGTGGCGGCGAGCGTCGTCTACCGCCGCGCCATGCGCAATCCACGCAAATGGCTGCGTCTGTTGAGCGGCGAGGCGAACGGCCGGATGATCGCGACCGAACTCGCACGCCGTCTGGGCACGCGCATGGCCGCGCGCGCCGGCAGAGCGTTCGAGTGGCTGCTCGGCCAGCGCACGCCGGGCGGTATGGTGCGCGCCCTCATGCGCGAACTGGAGCGCAAAGGCGTACAGACTACATTGATTTATGGTTCGCTCGATGAAGGACTGGACGCGCTGGAAATTCATTTCGGACCCCGTGGTAATCGCCTGAGCAAGCTGAAGCACATCGACGTGAAACTGGTCGGCAAGGTCGACCACGCGCTTTTCTCACAGTCCGCGCGCCATGCGGTGATGGCGCAGTTCGAGCAGTTTTTGCGCGAGCGTATGTTGAAGGCGCGGCGTTCGGCCGCTGCGCCACAGCGTGAGCTACGCGTCGCGCGGGCCTAG